In Hermetia illucens chromosome 5, iHerIll2.2.curated.20191125, whole genome shotgun sequence, a single window of DNA contains:
- the LOC119657654 gene encoding uncharacterized protein LOC119657654 isoform X1: MMQFLCHGPELAALFVYLYENGALVRRAHRRTCQQSSQYFRTTSKCSVFSCQNSLKHTYLTRPSVTYYPFPKEKDLINSWKQFCNKPDGDCEDSFVCSDHFMPDDFVYSCGANRNVRVLKSNAVPSVYKAEFKQEEEDPFSMDEESGMSGPGPASKTQICAVDGCTSHARQRAGITYHPKKIILQDIPIEGRESPAKEKFVSLLKEHSIIFDTSIAANIRFRKARAYKSLATAYRKKFGKHITRIQLRRKIDEMTNYIRDKVARNIKSPAARQIRYRKWEDEFIKLLQSKKLLNETVAKEEDTSRAILPFNQNLPRNILKPFLEQNNQIQELAAETNETEKLTNEQLQRLLNLEQLKLVRLQQMQSEKEIERLKLNSIIATTRKK; the protein is encoded by the exons ATGATGCAATTCCTTTGTCACGGCCCAGAATTAGCTGCACTATTTGTATATTTATACGAAAATGGAGCTCTAGTACGTCGTGCTCACCGCCGCACGTGTCAACAAAGCTCTCAATATTTTCGG acAACCTCTAAATGTAGTGTGTTTTCTTGTCAAAATTCTCTGAAACACACGTATCTGACAAGGCCCAGCGTCACTTACTATCCATTCCCGAAAGAAAAGGACTTGATTAACTCATGGAAGCAGTTTTGCAATAAACCTGATGGCGATTGTGAGGACTCCTTTGTATGTTCGGACCACTTTATGCCTGACGATTTCGTCTATTCTTGCGGAGCTAATCGCAATGTTCGCGTTTTGAAATCAAACG CCGTGCCGTCTGTATATAAGGCTGAATTTAAGCAGGAAGAGGAAGATCCTTTTTCAATGGATGAAGAGAGTGGCATGAGTGGACCAGGGCCTGCTTCA AAAACTCAAATTTGTGCAGTTGATGGTTGTACATCACATGCGCGGCAGCGAGCTGGAATCACATACCACCC GAAGAAAATTATTCTGCAAGATATTCCAATTGAAGGCCGCGAATCCCCAGCTAAAGAGAAGTTTGTTAGCCTTCTTAAAGAACATTCGATTATTTTTGACACTTCAATTGCCGCAAATATACGTTTTCGGAAAGCTCGTGCCTATAAAAGTTTGGCGACAGCTTATAGAAAGAAATTTGGAAAGCATATAACACGTATCCAGCTACGcaggaaaattgatgaaatgACTAATTATATTCGGGATAAAGTGGCTAGAAACATAAAATCGCCTGCTGCTCGTCAGATTCGGTACAGAAAGTGGGAAGATGAATTTATAAAGCTCTTACAGTCCAAAAAACTTCTAAATGAAACAGTTGCAAAGGAAGAGGACACTAGTC GAGCAATTCTCCCATTCAatcaaaatttgcctcgcaatatACTGAAACCATTCCTAGAGCAAAATAATCAAATTCAAGAATTAGCCGCAGAAACCAATGAAACGGAAAAATTAACGAACGAGCAACTTCAACGCTTGTTGAATCTGGAACAACTGAAATTAGTACGATTGCAACAGATGCAGTCTGAAAAAGAAATTGAACGATTAAAGTTAAATTCAATAATCGCTACTACAAGAAAGAAATAA
- the LOC119657654 gene encoding uncharacterized protein LOC119657654 isoform X2, which translates to MSIAGSMKLRSETTSKCSVFSCQNSLKHTYLTRPSVTYYPFPKEKDLINSWKQFCNKPDGDCEDSFVCSDHFMPDDFVYSCGANRNVRVLKSNAVPSVYKAEFKQEEEDPFSMDEESGMSGPGPASKTQICAVDGCTSHARQRAGITYHPKKIILQDIPIEGRESPAKEKFVSLLKEHSIIFDTSIAANIRFRKARAYKSLATAYRKKFGKHITRIQLRRKIDEMTNYIRDKVARNIKSPAARQIRYRKWEDEFIKLLQSKKLLNETVAKEEDTSRAILPFNQNLPRNILKPFLEQNNQIQELAAETNETEKLTNEQLQRLLNLEQLKLVRLQQMQSEKEIERLKLNSIIATTRKK; encoded by the exons ATGTCAATTGCGGGAAGTATGAAATTGCGAAGTGAG acAACCTCTAAATGTAGTGTGTTTTCTTGTCAAAATTCTCTGAAACACACGTATCTGACAAGGCCCAGCGTCACTTACTATCCATTCCCGAAAGAAAAGGACTTGATTAACTCATGGAAGCAGTTTTGCAATAAACCTGATGGCGATTGTGAGGACTCCTTTGTATGTTCGGACCACTTTATGCCTGACGATTTCGTCTATTCTTGCGGAGCTAATCGCAATGTTCGCGTTTTGAAATCAAACG CCGTGCCGTCTGTATATAAGGCTGAATTTAAGCAGGAAGAGGAAGATCCTTTTTCAATGGATGAAGAGAGTGGCATGAGTGGACCAGGGCCTGCTTCA AAAACTCAAATTTGTGCAGTTGATGGTTGTACATCACATGCGCGGCAGCGAGCTGGAATCACATACCACCC GAAGAAAATTATTCTGCAAGATATTCCAATTGAAGGCCGCGAATCCCCAGCTAAAGAGAAGTTTGTTAGCCTTCTTAAAGAACATTCGATTATTTTTGACACTTCAATTGCCGCAAATATACGTTTTCGGAAAGCTCGTGCCTATAAAAGTTTGGCGACAGCTTATAGAAAGAAATTTGGAAAGCATATAACACGTATCCAGCTACGcaggaaaattgatgaaatgACTAATTATATTCGGGATAAAGTGGCTAGAAACATAAAATCGCCTGCTGCTCGTCAGATTCGGTACAGAAAGTGGGAAGATGAATTTATAAAGCTCTTACAGTCCAAAAAACTTCTAAATGAAACAGTTGCAAAGGAAGAGGACACTAGTC GAGCAATTCTCCCATTCAatcaaaatttgcctcgcaatatACTGAAACCATTCCTAGAGCAAAATAATCAAATTCAAGAATTAGCCGCAGAAACCAATGAAACGGAAAAATTAACGAACGAGCAACTTCAACGCTTGTTGAATCTGGAACAACTGAAATTAGTACGATTGCAACAGATGCAGTCTGAAAAAGAAATTGAACGATTAAAGTTAAATTCAATAATCGCTACTACAAGAAAGAAATAA
- the LOC119657727 gene encoding uncharacterized protein LOC119657727 isoform X2 has protein sequence MHTKMNSPVDLATVNPTQKEFLLSYMSDNKDLFRGFVGQPGKKEEMEENWDLLAQELNKLGPPKTKRQWKIYWKTLKNNLKLQRSNRLVPPRQIKSGPASSGDSDTAASYDGSVSANSDGTTGDVKLQFTLATLIINLKTIIKQNKERLKMERQNSQNIEKFCNVAVDLMQHFKMQSQNN, from the exons ATGCACACCAAAATGAATTCACCG GTTGATCTCGCAACAGTGAACCCCACTCAGAAAGAATTTTTATTATCCTACATGAGTGATAATAAGGACCTCTTTAGAGGATT CGTGGGTCAACCgggcaaaaaagaagaaatggaagaaaattgGGATCTGCTAGCACAAGAATTGAATAAACTCGGCCCCCCTAAAACCAAAAGACAGTGGAAAATATACTGGAAAACTCTCAA AAATAATCTGaaattgcaaagaagcaacaggtTGGTTCCTCCGAGACAGATTAAATCAGGCCCAGCCTCCTCAGGGGACTCTGACACGGCAGCTTCGTATGATGGCTCGGTATCAGCAAACTCC GATGGAACCACTGGTGATGTGAAACTTCAATTTACATTAGCGACTTTGATAATCAACTTGAAGACTATAATTAAGCAAAACAAGGAGCGTTTAAAAATGGAAAGACAAAATagtcaaaatattgaaaagttttgcAACGTGGCGGTTGATTTAATGCAGCATTTTAAGATGCAAAGTCAGAATAACTGA
- the LOC119657727 gene encoding uncharacterized protein LOC119657727 isoform X1: MHTKMNSPVDLATVNPTQKEFLLSYMSDNKDLFRGFVGQPGKKEEMEENWDLLAQELNKLGPPKTKRQWKIYWKTLKNNLKLQRSNRLVPPRQIKSGPASSGDSDTAASYDGSVSANSSISLQKSSLETRWSRKSVDGTTGDVKLQFTLATLIINLKTIIKQNKERLKMERQNSQNIEKFCNVAVDLMQHFKMQSQNN, translated from the exons ATGCACACCAAAATGAATTCACCG GTTGATCTCGCAACAGTGAACCCCACTCAGAAAGAATTTTTATTATCCTACATGAGTGATAATAAGGACCTCTTTAGAGGATT CGTGGGTCAACCgggcaaaaaagaagaaatggaagaaaattgGGATCTGCTAGCACAAGAATTGAATAAACTCGGCCCCCCTAAAACCAAAAGACAGTGGAAAATATACTGGAAAACTCTCAA AAATAATCTGaaattgcaaagaagcaacaggtTGGTTCCTCCGAGACAGATTAAATCAGGCCCAGCCTCCTCAGGGGACTCTGACACGGCAGCTTCGTATGATGGCTCGGTATCAGCAAACTCC AGCATAAGCCTTCAAAAAAGTAGTTTAGAAACTCGTTGGTCAAGAAAGTCTGTG GATGGAACCACTGGTGATGTGAAACTTCAATTTACATTAGCGACTTTGATAATCAACTTGAAGACTATAATTAAGCAAAACAAGGAGCGTTTAAAAATGGAAAGACAAAATagtcaaaatattgaaaagttttgcAACGTGGCGGTTGATTTAATGCAGCATTTTAAGATGCAAAGTCAGAATAACTGA